The stretch of DNA ATGAGTGTGTAGTGACTGACCCGCTTAGCCGGCTGCTGCTTGTTAAGGGATCGAAGATAAATGAGATCTGTGACTAAATGAAATAATCACGTTTAGACATTTCTGCGGGTGATTCTTTATATGAAAGATCAACTGACTGAGCTGTCGTCCCTGTCGTCCACACGGTTAATGCCGTTTCTCAGTAGAGAAGACTGATGTTCTTCAAAAGTAACTGAAAATTGTTTGGATCTTGCAGCGACGCTTTTGTTCAGAGGGACATGAGccacagtatgtatgtatgtatgtccaAATTCAGATGGTTCTCTTTTATGAGGAATGTAGAAACTTTGCTCTCTGTTCACCAGCTGGGCCctaagaagattaaaaaaaatctgtcaaagtTTAATCAGACTTTAAATGACCAGAAATTTTGTTGAGATCCGTCTGGGAGTGTGAGGCAGAAACAGGGAAATCCTGAAAAAGCGTCTACGGTGTGAGGGCTTACGGGACCTCTGAACCAAACGGAGCGCGTTTCCAAGACTAAATAACGGTTTTACTagtggtggggaaaaaaaataaatatgcagatCGTTTACTTTAGTAGAAGTAGTAACACCAACGTCCAAATAATCCATCACAACCAAGAGTCCTGCgttcaaaaagtaaaagttgtggctaaatgtacttaaactATCAAAACGTAAAAGTACTCATCCGTCAGTGCTGCTatatataatcatattttaCTTGATCATCACAACTGTTGCATTAAACCGTCAGAAGCACTTGAATGTTGAGGCTGAATGAAAGAGCTAATTTAGTGACTTTAGACTCAGTAATGTCCCTCAACTGAAAGCAGTGAATCATATTTAATGAACTAATGCATTTTGTAGGTAAAATCTTAATCCACAAAGTTGATCGAAGCTGTTTGATAAATGTTGTGGCGTAGAGGTGTGAAGTACCATAGCATGGaaatacataaatcaaataaaagtacCTCCGGATCGTACTTGAGGTTTCCCGGTTACTAATTTTAAGGGACGTCTCGGGTGATCTGGGAGGTCGCCGAGACTCCCAGCAGAAGGATTCGTCCGATGACCAACAGCCCCGAAGAACGAGCGACTGCCCCAGCCATTCCCACTGTGAGACTGATATAAGGGAGTCTGGAAAACCGACAGGGGGCGTCTCCTCTCCCTGCGCACcaccccccctccacacacacacactcacacacacacactcaccgcccccccccctccagtgCGATGGAAGAAGGAGGTATTGGGGATCTCCTCCTAGACAACAAACCCACATTCAAATAGGGGCACACGAATTACATCACTGTCCGTGCCGAGGATATAACGGAGGTCGCGGGTTACGCTCGGCGCTTTTCTGCACCGGAGACAACAGGGGCACCATGCCGAGCCCGCGCGCACGGAGCCCGACGAGACAGCTGAGCTTCTTCGTCACCCAGGCCGTCAACAAAAATCAGGTTCCCCTGATGCTGCCGTCTTAAGATTTCCGCCGCGGATTTTCATCATGGGAGTGTGCGAATTTTAAGGGACACTCGAGACGCGGGTTTGGACACGGCTCACGCGTAATTGCGCACAAGAAAGTGGCCCCTGTAGCAGCTCCCCGCGCGCACTGAGCTCACCGCCGGAACGCCCGACATGGATCACTCTCGGCAGTGTGTGGCCGTGTATCTCCTGGTGCTGTCCCTCGGACTCCTCATGGACAGGGGGGTTTGTCAGCACTACTACCTTCTCCGGCCCATCCCGAGCGACAGTCTGCCGCTTGTGGAATTAAAAGAGGACCCAGATCCCGTCTTCGACCCCAGGGAGAGGGACCTCAACGAGACCGAGCTGAGGAGCGTCCTGGGGGACTTTGACAGCCGCTTTTTGTCCGTTTTACCGCCCGCGGAGGACAAATACACCGGGAACGACGAGCTCGACGACCTCGAGATCCAAAAGCCCGGCGGAGTACTGCCGAAGGAAATCAGAGCGGTGGATTTCGACGTCCAGTTCGGCAAGAAGCACAAGCCCAGTAAGAAACTGAAGCGGCggctgcagcagtggctgtggGCGTACTCATTCTGCCCGGTCGTGTACACCTGGACCGACCTGGGGAACAGGTTCTGGCCGCGATTCGTGCGGGCGGGCGGCTGCCTCAGCAAAAGGTCGTGTTCGGTCCCGGAGGGGATGGTGTGTAAACCCGCGAGCTCGACCCACCTGACGGTACTGAGGTGGAGATGCGTGCAGAGGAAAGGGGGGCTCAAATGCGCTTGGATACCGGTGCAGTACCCGATCATCACAGACTGCAAGTGCTCCTGTTCCAGTTAAGAGAGTCTCTGCagcagaacaagaaaaaaagacccaaaaagaccaaaaaaaaaaaaatcataagctcaacatttttgtgattCTTCTTTCACGTGCACTACCGAGTGTAGgaatgtattttctgtatatGCGGTGCCATGCAGTTATATATAACTCCCTGTACAAAGTCAGTATTATATGTAACCAGAGTCTACTTTCTGTGTGGAGAATATtggttatatattttgtatttatggaGATATGGCGCATAGAGCCACGTAAGGACTCGCTGTTTTCCGCATTTGGATGAAGCAGGTCAACCTCAGAGCTAAACGTGGGTTATTGATACGGCCCTTTATCAGTGACTTGTTTTATCCTGTAAATTAAGGAAAATTGctatttattctttatattcGTACAATAAAACGACACTGAAATCATTgtaaatgcttttcttttcccttctttcGATCACCTATAGCCGCTCTGAGCGACCGCACACCTCCGGGTCACCTGCCAGGGTGGCTCGCACGCTGACAACCATTTTTACGCATCacgcacctttttttttttttggcggtGTGGCGCGCGACGGCGTCTGGTTTATTACAATGGCGTCGCGACACTATTTCACGGCAGGGGCGAAAGAGGATTTCGCTAATGAGCTAGAACCCGTTGGAGGTAGATATTTCGGGTGGATGACTGGTTTTATTTATAACGATGATCCAACACCGGCTTCTAATTTATAGACGACATGTGGTCGGCAGCTCGCCCCCTGGCCCTCGCTAAGCAGCGCTGTCTTATCACCGTAAAGCTGTCGCTCGTTCGTCAGACCGATTACAGGCCGATAAAGGAAGCAGTCCGCGCTCGGCGATTGAGGGGATCAGCAGCTGTAAGCAGTTCTCGCTCTCCCACAAACCCACCTCTCCATTTGCAGCCCAGCGGGAGCCGAGccgaggaggagaggagctggaTCCCTGCCCCGGCGGAGGAAGCGGAGGCCGATGCGCCACATGTCCTGCCCGCTGAAGCTGTGACaccattaaaatatatttgaattcCTGCTCTCTCATatgtcagtgtcagaaaacaaacCTATAGGCTGTGCCATTAAAGCTCAGATCCCTGGTATCCGCTGAGTATTtcctgttggggggggggggtagcagATACAGACCAGGGTTACACTCGGAGAGACTCAACGTGTGATTGATTGAAGGACTGAGGAGCAATCCCTCCAAGTTGAGTGTAGAAACTCCACGAGACTGAGCACTTGGCAGCAAAGgtggaaacaaaaataatggtcgaaaaagaacaaaagcttCCACTTCAgcacatttatttaacagctgtagTTATGAGTTGCTTCGTAGATTAATATTTTAGATACAGAACATCGACTCGTGAAATGTAAAACGGCGTCGGGGGGTGGGAGAACTTCATTTACACTAAGTGAAACAGCGGCACCACTaataaaaatgccagaaatagTCCTGCATTTAAATTCTTAATTAGGCAAAGGTACATTAGTACTATCGGCcggtatcaaaagtaaaagtcctcaTTAAGTGATATGTTATGGAATCACCACATTGATGCACGAACGTCATGGCCGCGCGTCACGtttggtctttttgttttttggtcctATACGTAAAATCTTAACCAGTAACTGTTGCCTGTCCAGTACGCGCGGCTGAGCAGAGGCACAAAGTAGCACGAAGTGGAAATACCCACGTTAAGTACGAGCGCCTCAGAACTGTGCTTATGTCCGATACTTGAGCACAATACTTAGTTACGTCCCACCACTGGATGAGCTAATTCCAACAGGGTATACAGCGGCTGGAatgagctcctcctcctccggctGCAGCATGAAAACGGCGCTTGCGCAGtgatgcatcaataataatatcGCAGTATTATTAGTGTTTGTCTGTCACTACCTCCCTTCCTTTCATAAGcatgattttgaatgcaggactagTCGTTCTGGACTCAAACAGCGTGGTCTTGCTACTTTTGCTGAAGTAAGATTTGAGCCTGCATCTATTGGCGTCGGACATCGGTGATTGCTCCACATCTTGGAAGTCAGACCCCGTCTTCTCACTTCATAATAGCCATTTCtactgactctgactctgactctgctAATTGATGCCTTAAACTCTTGAACCCGTCCCCTCCCgtttcttttaaatttagaaaaaaacaaaacaaaaaaaaaaacaaaaagaaaaacctctttcCACAGTTCATACCAATGTCACACATCCTTTATAGTCTGTATCAGCTCGTTCCAAGTCTGGATCAAAGCTGTATGACGCTCGTATTTTTAATGGCTGCACCATCGCgtcaaacagaaatattgtagGAGTCTTGTGCATTATTTTATTAGCGTTTCCCTAAAATTCTGTGAGTCTTTGGGATCCTCCCCGGAATCTAAAGTAAAGCTCTGTGAGTTCTGTGAACGAAGTTGGCCAAATGGAGCCCAGTAAAGATGGAGCCGCCGCTGGGTTCTCACTGAATTACCTTCTCTAATCATCCGGGTTTCTCGTagctgcttctctctctctcctactgACGGAGACAACCTCCCCCTCTGCTCTTCCAGAGCCTCAGTTGGGTAGACTGCGGGGCACCAGAaagcctgtgttttgttttagttgtgtTTAGTCCGTAATGATGCTCCTTAGCCTCAGAGCCAAGCCCTGCACGTACACACGCAGACGGCAGACAAATCCCTGTGCTTGTCACCGGAAAGCAACGTATGGGTGAAGACCTGTACGAAACAGCTCGAGCAAACACAATAAATAGCCTTTGATGTACGTGTGTGTTGGATCCCTCAGTGTTTAGCGGCGATCCTCGCGTCTTTTCCGGGATACTGTTTGGTCAGGCTCTGTGGACATCCCTCAGGTTTCAGGTTTTGTGTGTCATAGTCGGGGGTTAAAGCTCCCACAAGGGTTAGAGTATAGTCGGTTAACAGCTGCTCTGGAAAATTATGTCAGATAAAAGTTTCTTAGAGCATCTACTTTCTATTATGTTTCACTCTGATTTTGTCCATCTCAAGTAACAGGTGTATTTCTTGTGCATCTAGCTCACTATAAACCCTTCCAGCGTCTCATCtgtagttattatttttttggccgTACTGGAGATAACGTTTCTTATCACATCTGAGGGACATTATTCATTCCTCCTAAGGTTCCCATCCCTCTTTCCCCCTCCgtttttcctgctgcagcacAGGCAAAGCGTTGACGCCAGCCAGATGATTTGTGTGTGGAGTAATACGTGCTGACAGAGCGGTCGGTGCCTGCTAATACCAGCTGCAGACCGGAGGTTTCAGGGCTGCTAATGCCCTCCGTCACTTCTGAGCCGGCTCTCGGCTCTCGGCATCGTCGCCCAGCGTGGCGCTCCTCAGCCTTGGCCGTCCACAGATCTTTACCCAGCACTGTAATGCTTTTAGCCACCAGCAATCCATTAACTTAATGATCTCTTTGGGTAGGAGCTCGCTTTATTGCTTTCTTACTCCCTCCCCCCTTTGACCTAatcaactttcttttttcctctatGCAGATATTCCCAAGCCAAAACattgttgctgattaaattTTCCTAGAGTTCAGATATTTTCCTGATCAAAGCAAACTTCCCCCTTGTTAGTTTTGCCAACAATATCAAACACaagtcattcatttttcatcatagaTGATAAAATTCGTTTTAATAATGTTCACTGGCTCATTAATAGGCCAAAGGTAGCCCCTGTGGCACCTTCATTACGAACGCGAGCGTAGCAGCTTAATTTGTAGAAGTCCGGCTTCGTAGTTGTGTTTATTCagtgaaaatgacacatttcaaaTAATGCTGTTAAACAGTTCAGCACATGAAAGGATGTGCTGTAATGACGAGGTTTGAAAGCCCCAAATACACGTTCACCACTACACTTGGACCACAACTCTATGATAAAACGATTCACAAACTTTTGTGCTTTTATCCACTGatgaaagctgaaaaaatacCTTTTGATCTTCATAACTCCGGTAACCCAGGGAAAGTTTTGACTGGCAATAGATgttactgcattacatttaatatgaaatatcaGTTAAACTTAAAAAGCCGGGAGGGAGTCAAAGTTCAACTGAGTGACTaattcatttctattttttttttatattcaaaaaaaaccccaaaaaaaccaacttAATTTGGAACGTCTGACAGTAAACTGCTGCTATCATTCATCCACCCGTAATTGCGACTGTTTGCTCATTAAGATGCAAACAGTTTGTATGTACAGTGCATTTTTCTGCCTGCTATGACCTCAAGCCATAAAAcgatttattttttcctcttatttccttctttctttatgttggaagtaaaatgatttattattgcGAAGAACAAAACGATCCGACGGTGCCTCCATCTTTTTGTTGTGTAGAGAAGCTTTGTTCGTTGTTGGTTAATTTCCAGAAAGATTCCTAAATTTTCAAAAGATGCTATGTCAGGCTTAGTATGGGGGAAGTGTGCATTAAACCAACAGCTACTaggaaaaggaaaactaaaTCCAGACGCGAGAAAAGTTTCCTTATGTTGAAATGACGTAGACGTACAAAATCTGCATCTCGCGGTCTTCCTCGACAGACGGCGTTTGCTCAGTCGCCATGGCGGGACCTCAGTTGTCGGGTTGTCATCGCGTGACCTAAGTACGGAAGTGACTCCGTCTGTTGAGGAGGACTGAGAGACGGTCGGAGGCGCTGTAAAAAGCTGGTGAGTGgaccttgttttgttttacatgtacGGGTACATATGCAGAGGTGATACTTTCatctaaagttaaaaaaaaaaaaaatgtataaatgtaaacaaacctaGGGGGAAACTTTAggaaataaacaatattaaacTTTAGGTAAAATGTAGGTTTATTTTCACTCTTGACAGGTTTTCAGTAGAGATAAAGTGATTTCTTTAGTTGGTCCATAAAACTGGGGACTTTGGACAGTGTATACCGTcttgatacatttttgaaatgtgtcgGCTTCAAATGAAGCCAAACCGCACTGACATCATtggaaaagatgaagaaagatTTTGACCAAACATGAAACAAATTGTGTTCTTTGGTACATGTGACTCCTGACAATGAAAcctattgattttgttttttaaaaaatctgtcgATTGAAATTTGTCACGAACCCTTCTGACCTATTTCTAACTTACAGTTCATCAGTATTTCGCAGCGCGTCGGTGTAGACAAGCACTGCTTTAATAAACCGAGGGATTTGTCTGCATACATCTGTCAATATGATCAAATACAAAGacgtttcattcattcactgtcCAGATGTCCAGCTGTGGCTGTTAGGGGAGGCCTCGGGGAAACGTCCCTGAATGAAGGCAGGTGTTCGCTCCCAGGGGAACAGGGAACAGCTGTTTCTGTCGGCCACGCGGCTCAGATACGAACCTGTCGCCAGGCTAAagcctggtttttttttttttattcctgtgtgTATTCTCATATAGAAGGTTTTTATGCCTCTTGAGTTTGACCAGAGCGCTGTAGATGAGAGAGTGGTCAAAAAACATAGCGGGTCATGAGACTTGTAGCTTCAACGCGTTTGATTTCAGATCCATTGTTTTCCATAGGGAACGTCAGGATTTACGAGCAAACAACTACTTTTAATAACTCGTACAGCCGAGCAAACGAAATCTGTGTATTGTAAATGCAGTGACGgatgtttgaaatattaaatatttgtagTATTGAATTATAAATTATGGAAGAAACGGAACGCCGTGGGCTGCTCCACTTTCTTTGATAGCTGGCAACACATCTTGTTTtaatctttctgtctttcagagaGAATTTTTTACAGCTGAACAGCGTCAGTATCAGACGACCAACAGAAATTATACACATTTATCTGGTAAACTTTGAGTTTCTCATCCTCACGGACACGGCAGCGCACATTCAGTAATTGAAATCCAGAATACACGTCTAGCATTTGACCTCcatatgtgttttatatgtacATTAACCCCGCAGCCGAAggtttaaaatatgaatatagtGTCAGTGTCTTGGTTTGTGTTCTTTGCTCAGTCAAGTCTTAACATCAGACTCATCAGACGTTTCGTGGTAACTATCAAATGACATCTCTTTAAGCTAATGTCATAACTAAAAACAAACGCAAACATTTATGTTAGTTTACAGAGGTTTacgtaaaaaacaaacaaactctaaGACTGAGagtcttttaaaataaagattaaataacTAAAATCAACCATATTCTACATACTGTGTAACCATACATCTACTCTCTAGTCTGTTTTCACGTACTTTAGCTAATAACGTCTGTTAATCTGTCACTTTGCTGGATGGCAAGGAgctcaaatacagaaaaacacagtctCAATATCCTGTGATAGTTGTTGCTAAATCAAAAGTGTAACTGACGTCATAACTGAGGCGGATTTCAACTTCTTACCGTACAAAGATGCGTTAAACAGAACAACGCTACGGCGCCGACGCTACTTGCCCCCTAGTGTCTGGAGCTACTGCAAGTCTCCACATGCTgccactgctgaaaaaaaataaataaaaaaatacaggccTTATAGAGTCAATGGACCGCCAGCATTTACAGATGTCGCCTCGGACATTTTCCCACTACCAGTTAACATTTCATAGACGGTACGATTaatcggaaaaaaaaaaatcggcaaATGAAtcgataattaaaaaaaaaaaaaattgctatcTGCAGCCCCGagtttgtttgtcagttttctgAGTGTTTCTGCCTCGTGTTCGGAAAAGCTGCCATCCGGTGTTTACCGCAGTTGTAGTCGAAGTACTCAAAAGTTTAATCAGACAGCACTGCGAGGGCATGCCTACCCCGAGGCTGCGcaacccagtttttttttatcacccaCTCTAGGAGAGGGCCTAATAGTGATAGTTACAGTAATCATGAGATACCCATGCTTAATTCTTGTCATTCAAGTAAATGACGTAAAGAGGGCGTCATTATGCTTCCCACCAGTGTTTGTCAGACTTTGAACAGCATCTAAACCCCCCCCCTCTTCCCCACAggcacacacatttttgatgtCTGAATTGGGGGGCCGCACCCgacaatttaaataattttctgaaACCGGCAATCTGACAATTGTGCTACAA from Xiphias gladius isolate SHS-SW01 ecotype Sanya breed wild chromosome 3, ASM1685928v1, whole genome shotgun sequence encodes:
- the nog1 gene encoding noggin-1, which codes for MDHSRQCVAVYLLVLSLGLLMDRGVCQHYYLLRPIPSDSLPLVELKEDPDPVFDPRERDLNETELRSVLGDFDSRFLSVLPPAEDKYTGNDELDDLEIQKPGGVLPKEIRAVDFDVQFGKKHKPSKKLKRRLQQWLWAYSFCPVVYTWTDLGNRFWPRFVRAGGCLSKRSCSVPEGMVCKPASSTHLTVLRWRCVQRKGGLKCAWIPVQYPIITDCKCSCSS